In Streptomyces sp. NBC_01439, the following are encoded in one genomic region:
- the dop gene encoding depupylase/deamidase Dop has product MTVRRVMGIETEYGISVPGHPNANAMLTSSQIVNAYAAAMHRARRARWDFEEENPLRDARGFDLAREAADNSQLTDEDIGLANVILTNGARLYVDHAHPEYSSPEITNPLDAVLWDKAGERIMAEAAVRAAQLPGAQPIHLYKNNTDNKGASYGTHENYLMKRETPFSEIVRHLTPFFVSRQVVTGAGRVGIGQDGRDHGFQISQRADYFEVEVGLETTLKRPIINTRDEPHSDAEKYRRLHVIIGDANLSEISTYLKLGTTALVLSMIEDGFINVDLAVDQPVRTLHQVSHDPDLQHLITLRSGRTLTAVQLQMEYFELARKYVDERFGSDADEQTKDVLGRWEDVLGRLESDPMSLSGELDWIAKREILEGYRRRDGLDWDAARLHLVDLQYSDVRPEKGLYNRLVARGKMKRLVEEPAVERAQSKPPEDTRAYFRGRCLEQYADDVAAASWDSVIFDLPGRDSLQRVPTLEPLRGTRNHVKELLDRCRTAEDLVRVLSGQ; this is encoded by the coding sequence ATGACCGTACGGCGAGTAATGGGGATCGAGACGGAGTACGGGATCTCCGTCCCGGGGCACCCGAACGCCAATGCCATGCTCACCTCGTCCCAGATCGTCAACGCCTACGCGGCGGCGATGCACCGGGCGCGACGCGCCCGCTGGGACTTCGAGGAGGAGAATCCGCTGCGGGACGCCCGCGGCTTCGACCTCGCCCGCGAGGCCGCCGACAACAGCCAGCTGACCGACGAGGACATCGGCCTCGCCAACGTCATCCTCACGAACGGCGCACGGCTCTACGTCGACCACGCGCACCCCGAATACAGCTCGCCCGAGATCACCAACCCGCTCGACGCCGTCCTCTGGGACAAGGCCGGCGAACGGATCATGGCCGAAGCGGCCGTCCGCGCCGCCCAGCTCCCCGGCGCCCAACCGATCCACCTCTACAAGAACAACACCGACAACAAGGGCGCCTCCTACGGCACGCACGAGAACTACCTGATGAAGCGGGAAACCCCCTTCTCGGAGATCGTGCGCCACCTGACCCCCTTCTTCGTCTCGCGACAGGTCGTGACCGGCGCGGGACGCGTGGGCATCGGCCAGGACGGCCGCGACCACGGCTTCCAGATCAGCCAGCGCGCCGACTACTTCGAGGTCGAGGTCGGCCTGGAGACCACCCTCAAGCGCCCCATCATCAACACCCGCGACGAACCCCACTCGGACGCCGAGAAGTACCGCCGACTCCACGTGATCATCGGAGACGCCAACCTCTCCGAGATCTCCACCTACCTCAAACTCGGCACGACCGCACTTGTCCTGTCCATGATCGAGGACGGGTTCATCAACGTCGACCTGGCCGTCGACCAGCCCGTACGCACCCTGCACCAGGTCTCCCACGACCCCGACCTCCAGCACCTGATCACGCTGCGCAGCGGCCGGACACTGACCGCGGTGCAACTCCAGATGGAGTACTTCGAGCTGGCGCGGAAGTACGTGGACGAACGTTTCGGGTCGGACGCGGACGAGCAGACCAAGGATGTGCTGGGCCGCTGGGAGGACGTGCTGGGCCGGCTGGAGAGCGACCCGATGAGCCTGTCGGGGGAGCTGGACTGGATCGCCAAGCGGGAGATCCTCGAGGGCTACCGGCGCCGGGACGGGCTGGACTGGGACGCGGCGCGGCTGCACCTGGTGGACCTCCAGTACTCGGACGTACGGCCCGAGAAGGGTCTGTACAACCGCCTGGTGGCCCGCGGCAAGATGAAGCGCCTGGTGGAAGAGCCGGCGGTGGAGCGGGCTCAGAGCAAGCCCCCGGAGGACACCCGGGCCTACTTCCGCGGCCGCTGCCTGGAGCAGTACGCGGACGACGTGGCCGCGGCGTCCTGGGACTCGGTGATCTTCGACCTCCCCGGCCGGGACTCGCTCCAGCGGGTCCCGACGCTGGAACCCCTGCGGGGGACCCGCAACCACGTCAAGGAGCTCCTGGACCGCTGCCGCACGGCGGAGGACCTGGTGCGGGTGCTTTCGGGGCAGTGA